A region of Scleropages formosus chromosome 2, fSclFor1.1, whole genome shotgun sequence DNA encodes the following proteins:
- the lrrn1 gene encoding leucine-rich repeat neuronal protein 1: protein MSAAVAHSLQYQLCLGLLLALAELSSVQSSQCPHLCVCEIRPWFTPQSTYREATTVDCNDLRLTRIPSNLSTDTQVLLLQSNYIARTNEELELLFNLTELDLSQNNFSSIQDVGLINMSQLTTLHLEENQISEMPDYCLQDLTNLQELYINHNQISSISANAFSGLQNLLRLHLNSNKLKLIDSRWFESTPNLEILMIGENPVIGILDMNFKPLVNLRSLVLAGMELTDIPANALVGLNSLESLSFYDNKLVRVPHLALQKVPNLKFLDLNKNPVHKIQEGDFRNMLRLKELGVNNMVELVSIDRYALDNLPELTKLEATNNPKLSYINRLAFRDVPSLESLMLNNNALNALYQKAIESLPNLREISIHSNPLRCDCVIQWMNSNKTSIRFMEPLSMFCAMPPEYRGRHVREVLLQDPSDHCLPMISQDTFPNHLNLDIGMTVDLDCRAMAEPEPEIYWVTPLGNKVTVDTFSDRYQLSNEGTLRISHVQVEDSGRYTCVAQNTEGADTRVSTIRVNGTLLDSIQVMKIYVKQTESHSILVSWKVNSNVMTSNLKWSSATMKIDNPHITYTARVPVDVHEYNLTHLQPSTEYEVCLTVSNIHQQTQRSCVNVTTKNAAFAIDISDQGTNTALAAVMGTLFAIISLASFGLYITKRWKRKNYHHSLKKYMQKTSSIPLNELYPPLINLWEADSEKDKEGSLENKPTQVDTTRSYYMW, encoded by the coding sequence ATGAGTGCAGCTGTTGCTCATTCTTTGCAGTACCAGCTATGTTTGGGGCTGCTGCTGGCACTAGCGGAACTATCTTCCGTGCAAAGCAGCCAGTGTCCAcacctgtgcgtgtgtgagatcCGGCCCTGGTTTACACCTCAGTCCACCTACAGGGAAGCCACCACAGTGGACTGTAATGACCTGCGTCTTACCCGCATCCCCAGCAACCTGTCCACCGACACACAGGTGCTGCTCCTGCAAAGCAACTATATTGCTAGGACCaatgaggagctggagctgcttTTCAACCTCACCGAGCTGGACCTTTCCCAAAACAACTTTAGCAGCATCCAAGATGTGGGCTTGATCAATATGTCGCAGCTGACTACATTGCACCTAGAGGAGAACCAGATCTCAGAGATGCCTGACTACTGTCTGCAGGACCTCACTAATTTGCAGGAGCTGTACATAAACCACAACCAGATCAGCTCCATTTCAGCCAATGCCTTCTCTGGCCTGCAGAATCTGTTGCGCCTTCACCTCAACTCAAACAAGCTGAAGCTTATTGATAGCCGATGGTTTGAGTCCACTCCTAATCTGGAGATCCTCATGATTGGAGAAAACCCTGTCATTGGCATTCTAGACATGAATTTCAAGCCGTTGGTTAACCTAAGAAGCCTGGTGCTTGCTGGCATGGAGCTGACTGATATTCCAGCAAATGCACTTGTGGGTTTAAACAGTTTAGAGAGTCTCTCATTTTATGACAACAAACTTGTCAGAGTTCCACACCTTGCTCTACAGAAAGTTCCTAATTTGAAATTTTTAGATTTGAATAAAAATCCTGTCCACAAAATTCAGGAAGGAGACTTTAGAAATATGCTTCGTTTAAAAGAGCTTGGTGTGAATAATATGGTAGAGCTGGTCTCCATTGACCGCTATGCGCTTGATAACCTCCCAGAGCTGACTAAATTGGAAGCCACCAACAACCCCAAGCTTTCTTATATCAATCGTCTGGCGTTTCGGGATGTCCCATCTCTTGAAAGCCTCATGCTGAACAACAATGCCTTGAATGCACTTTACCAGAAGGCTATAGAGTCACTCCCCAATCTGCGCGAGATCAGTATTCACAGCAATCCTCTGAGGTGTGACTGTGTCATTCAGTGGATGAACTCTAACAAAACAAGCATTCGTTTCATGGAGCCCCTCTCTATGTTCTGCGCTATGCCACCAGAGTACAGAGGCCGACATGTACGTGAGGTGCTATTGCAGGACCCTTCCGACCACTGTCTGCCAATGATCTCTCAAGACACCTTCCCCAACCACCTTAACCTGGACATTGGTATGACTGTTGACTTGGACTGCCGTGCTATGGCTGAACCTGAGCCAGAGATCTACTGGGTGACACCACTTGGGAACAAAGTCACAGTAGATACCTTCTCTGATAGGTACCAGCTGAGTAACGAGGGTACTTTGCGCATCTCTCATGTGCAGGTAGAGGACTCGGGCCGGTATACTTGTGTTGCCCAAAATACCGAAGGTGCTGACACACGGGTTTCTACGATACGAGTCAATGGGACCCTGCTGGACAGCATACAGGTCATGAAGATCTATGTAAAGCAGACAGAGTCTCACTCAATCCTGGTGTCCTGGAAGGTCAACTCTAACGTTATGACCTCCAACCTGAAATGGTCTTCGGCAACCATGAAGATTGACAACCCGCACATCACATACACAGCAAGAGTCCCAGTGGATGTCCATGAGTACAACTTGACCCACCTGCAGCCCTCCACAGAGTATGAGGTGTGTCTTACAGTCTCCAATATCCATCAGCAGACTCAAAGGTCTTGTGTCAACGTCACCACAAAGAATGCTGCCTTTGCAATAGATATTTCAGATCAAGGAACCAACACTGCCCTGGCAGCTGTTATGGGGACATTGTTTGCCATCATCAGTCTAGCATCCTTTGGATTATACATCACTAAGAGGTGGAAAAGAAAGAACTACCATCATTCTTTGAAGAAGTACATGCAAAAAACCTCATCTATTCCCCTGAACGAGCTTTATCCTCCCCTCATTAATCTGTGGGAGGCAGACAGCGAGAAGGACAAAGAGGGATCCTTGGAGAACAAACCCACCCAGGTAGACACAACACGGAGTTACTACATGTGGTAA